One genomic segment of Danio rerio strain Tuebingen ecotype United States chromosome 11, GRCz12tu, whole genome shotgun sequence includes these proteins:
- the pgap4 gene encoding post-GPI attachment to proteins factor 4, whose protein sequence is MLRWRTCTSKHFRWSSPVAQGLILCTLTFGVILPICCHRLLYSYYFLKPLYLDSLSNAALQESYERGQEALRFWENAASTKTTNDALEMIIKKPDLLVTVVTTRRSEGKDYHYLLQVAQQLKTLLKTCGNKACAEVMLCDVERGPALNEDALLLEKEFLVVRRSPDELLQGREVSDIFEREKQDYVFCLRKGWDMMKPKNVVVLEDDAFPLTNFFPSVKNLLSRKFAFNSLYIKLYHPERLQRYWNPEPYRILEWIGLGVFGATILLLLLLHCTPLSFTFSPAHFLFLALYIMVVAELAGRHYLLEFRRLSPQLYAVCPATECCTPAMLYPGNASIRVAEYLDQAVCAQGNAKDMVLYRIARSTPGEKAHSVEPNLIKHIGAYSSVRTNPNPPRLI, encoded by the coding sequence atgcTTCGATGGAGGACTTGTACCAGCAAGCACTTTCGTTGGTCCAGCCCGGTAGCTCAAGGGCTGATTTTGTGCACTTTAACCTTTGGAGTGATACTACCTATATGCTGCCATCGTCTACTTTACTCTTACTATTTTTTAAAACCTCTATATCTTGATTCGCTGAGCAATGCGGCACTACAAGAAAGCTACGAAAGAGGCCAGGAGGCTCTGCGCTTTTGGGAAAATGCTGCCTCTACGAAAACCACTAATGATGCATTGGAAATGATCATTAAGAAACCAGATCTCCTGGTGACCGTAGTGACAACCAGAAGATCAGAGGGCAAGGACTATCACTACCTATTACAGGTGGCTCAACAGCTGAAAACACTCCTTAAAACGTGTGGAAATAAAGCATGCGCTGAGGTCATGCTATGTGATGTCGAAAGAGGTCCTGCTTTAAATGAGGATGCTTTGCTTTTGGAGAAAGAGTTTTTGGTTGTTCGGCGTTCTCCAGATGAGCTATTGCAGGGCAGAGAAGTTTCCGACATATTTGAGAGGGAAAAACAAGATTACGTTTTCTGCCTACGCAAAGGATGGGACATGATGAAGCCAAAAAACGTTGTCGTCCTAGAGGATGACGCGTTTCCATTGACCAATTTTTTTCCGTCAGTCAAAAATTTACTCTCACGGAAATTCGCCTTTAATTCTTTATACATAAAGCTCTACCATCCAGAGCGTCTGCAGAGATACTGGAACCCAGAGCCATATCGCATCCTAGAATGGATCGGTCTTGGTGTTTTCGGGGCTACAATCCTCCTCCTTTTGTTGTTACACTGCACGCCTCTTTCTTTTACCTTCTCGCCCGCTCATTTTCTCTTTCTAGCTCTCTATATAATGGTCGTGGCTGAGCTTGCAGGACGGCATTATCTCCTGGAGTTCAGACGGCTCTCACCGCAGTTGTATGCTGTGTGTCCTGCCACCGAATGCTGCACCCCTGCTATGCTTTATCCAGGAAATGCCTCCATTCGGGTTGCCGAATACCTGGACCAGGCTGTCTGCGCTCAGGGTAATGCAAAAGACATGGTGCTCTATAGGATAGCCAGATCGACGCCAGGGGAAAAGGCGCACAGCGTAGAACCCAATCTCATTAAGCATATTGGTGCTTACTCCTCCGTCAGGACCAACCCGAATCCTCCGAGATTAATTTGA